DNA sequence from the Geobacter sp. AOG2 genome:
GATAAACTCCGGCGCTATCGCACTTAATCGGAAAGATCGGCTCATGGCGGAAAAGATCGTTGCACTGAAGGTGGATGTGGATACCTATGCCGGCACACGTGACGGCGTACCGGCGCTGCTTGAGGATATGGCCCGTTTCGGGGTTACGGCCACCTTCTATTTTTCCATGGGACCGGACAATTCGGGCAAGGCCATCCGGCGTATCTTCACCCGCAAGGGCTTCCTCAAAAAGATGCTGCGCACCAAGGCGCCCGCGGCCTACGGCATCAAAACCATGCTCTACGGCACGCTCCTGCCGGCGCCCATGATCGGGGCGGCCTTTTCCGGTGTGCTGAGGGAGGCGGAGCTGCGCGGCCATGAGGTCGGCATCCATTGTTGGGATCACGTTAAATGGCATGATTATCTCCCCTGGTTTCCTAAGCATTTGACTGCCTTGGAACTGGGCCAGGCAGAGGCACAGTTCGAGGAAATCCTGGGCCACCGCGCCGTAACCACCGCAGCGCCGGGCTGGACCGTGTCGGTTGATTCCCTGGAGGTGCAGGATGCCATGGGCCTAAACTATTGTAGCGACGGGCGCGGCACGCACCCCTTTTATCCGGTCATGGATGGCCGCCGTTTCCGCACTCTGCAGATTCCGACCACCCTGCCGACCGCCGACGAGATCCTGGGGGAGAACGACATCACCCCCAAAAATATCCACGATTACTATCTCGCGCAACTGAAGGAAGGGCTCAATGTGTTGACCATTCACGCCGAACTGGAGGGAGGTGCCATCCGTCCCTCTTTTGTCCGCCTGCTGGAGCGCTTTGCGGCAGGAGGTATCCGCTGCATTACTCTGGGGGAGGCGGCGCGTCAGGTCTCCAACGTACCAGCCTGCCGCCTCTTTATGGGTGAGATTGCCGGGCGGGCGGGCAAGGTAGCCATCCAAGGGGAGCAGGTCCCGTGATGCGTTTTCAATCTTGCCCCCTCATCCCCCTTTCCCCCCGGAGTGACTGTGTCTGATGCCGTTTACCGTTATTTTCGGGTAAAACACCGCGACATGGTCTACCTCAAGTTCGTTCTGGAGGCTTATGAGGGTATGAACACCATGAGCACGGTGGACAATGCGGCCGGCATCATCCGCATTGCCGTCATGCCCGGCTTTGTGGAGGAGATGGATAGCCTGCTGGCAGAACTGGGTGGTAGGGTACCGATGGAGCCGGTTTCCTGGGAGCAGGGCGGTGAATGACCCCACTGGTCGCCATTGCGGCCGATATGCGCTGACGGTGCTCTTGGCGGTCAACCTCCTGAATTACATCGACCGCCAAGCCCTCTATGCCGTCTTTCCTCTCATCAAGGTTGATTTGCACCTTACCGACACCGCCTTGGGCCTTCTGGGAAGCGCTTTTATGCTTAGCTATATGCTGGCCGCGCCGTTCTTCGGACGGCTAGGTGATCGCCACAGCCGCAGCCGCCTTGCGGCCGGGGGCCTCCTGGCCTGGAGCCTGGCCACCATGCTCTCCGGTTGGGCCGCCTCCTATCGCCTGCTCCTGACGGCCCGTTCGCTGGTGGGTATCGGCGAAGCCAGTTTCGGCACGGTTTCTCCGGGGTTGGTGGCCGATTTCTTCCCCCGCGAGCGCCGGGGGAGGGTGCTGTCGCTCTTTTTTCTTGCGATCCCGGTGGGAAGCGCCCTGGGCTATGTCCTAGGCGGCGCGCTGGGTCAGGCATTCGGCTGGCGCACGGCCTTCATGCTGGTCGGCCTGCCGGGACTTGTTCTGAGTTTGCCGCTGCTGTTCCTGGCCGAACCACGCCGTGGGAAACAGACGCCTGACGGGGGTGTGCAGGGCGAAAGATTCTCCTCCACGCTACGCCGGTTCCTTGCCAATCGCACCTTTGTCCACTCCACCCTCTCCATGGCGGCCATGACCTTTGCCCTGGGAGGGCTGGCCCAGTGGGTACCCTCGTTTCTCCACCGCACCTTCAGTCTGGATGTAGCACGGGGAAATACACTGTTCGGCATGTTGACCGTCGTGGCCGGTATCATTGGCACCTTGGCGGGCGGCTGGCTGGGAGACCGTCTGCAGCGCACCAGCGCCGCCGGGTACCTGCATATTTCCGCTGCCGGTTTTCTGGTCGGCGCGCCAATGGCTGCATTGGCCATTCTTTCCCGCTCCCTGCCATTTTGTCTGGGCGCAATCTTTGCCGCCGAGCTGTTCTTGTTCCTTAATACCGGCCCGCTCAACACCGTGCTGGTGAACGTGGTGGCGCCCAATCGGCGCGCCTTGGGGTTTGCCATCAATATCTTCGCCATCCATGCCTTGGGTGACGCTGTCTCGCCCGCCATCATCGGAGCCCTTTCCGATGTATGGGGGCTATCTGCCGCACTTTTGATAACCCCGCTGGCCATTTTGGTTGCGGCCGGTTTCGCCTTCCTGGCCGGACGCTTCGTAGCCGAGGACCAACGGGCGGTGGAGGCGTAAGGGAGGGTACAGGTTGTTGGGCAAGGATAAGCAAGATAAA
Encoded proteins:
- a CDS encoding polysaccharide deacetylase family protein, coding for MAEKIVALKVDVDTYAGTRDGVPALLEDMARFGVTATFYFSMGPDNSGKAIRRIFTRKGFLKKMLRTKAPAAYGIKTMLYGTLLPAPMIGAAFSGVLREAELRGHEVGIHCWDHVKWHDYLPWFPKHLTALELGQAEAQFEEILGHRAVTTAAPGWTVSVDSLEVQDAMGLNYCSDGRGTHPFYPVMDGRRFRTLQIPTTLPTADEILGENDITPKNIHDYYLAQLKEGLNVLTIHAELEGGAIRPSFVRLLERFAAGGIRCITLGEAARQVSNVPACRLFMGEIAGRAGKVAIQGEQVP
- a CDS encoding DUF4911 domain-containing protein, yielding MSDAVYRYFRVKHRDMVYLKFVLEAYEGMNTMSTVDNAAGIIRIAVMPGFVEEMDSLLAELGGRVPMEPVSWEQGGE
- a CDS encoding MFS transporter: MNDPTGRHCGRYALTVLLAVNLLNYIDRQALYAVFPLIKVDLHLTDTALGLLGSAFMLSYMLAAPFFGRLGDRHSRSRLAAGGLLAWSLATMLSGWAASYRLLLTARSLVGIGEASFGTVSPGLVADFFPRERRGRVLSLFFLAIPVGSALGYVLGGALGQAFGWRTAFMLVGLPGLVLSLPLLFLAEPRRGKQTPDGGVQGERFSSTLRRFLANRTFVHSTLSMAAMTFALGGLAQWVPSFLHRTFSLDVARGNTLFGMLTVVAGIIGTLAGGWLGDRLQRTSAAGYLHISAAGFLVGAPMAALAILSRSLPFCLGAIFAAELFLFLNTGPLNTVLVNVVAPNRRALGFAINIFAIHALGDAVSPAIIGALSDVWGLSAALLITPLAILVAAGFAFLAGRFVAEDQRAVEA